The Desulfococcus multivorans DNA window CATTCCAAACTTCGCTCTTCCAAGTTGGCAAGAAGTTGTAGACCGAGAATATCATGAATGGAAAGAAGATAGAGTAATTATAGATACAGCAAAAAAATCAATAGATAAAAGTTTTTTTGAACTAAATTATTATATTAATAACAGAAACATAGGTTAACCAGCCCAGGGGGGATTTCATGGCTGAAACAAACGCGATCCTAGGGTGGACACTTGTGTCCGAGTGTCCAATTTCGGGAGACGTGACCGATCTGCTCGTGTCGGGCGAGACAGCGATTGCCGCATACAAGACGTTTCGGG harbors:
- a CDS encoding PH domain-containing protein gives rise to the protein MAETNAILGWTLVSECPISGDVTDLLVSGETAIAAYKTFRDAAIFTNKRLIVRDPQGFNGKKVEIYLRRI